The following proteins are co-located in the Komagataeibacter sp. FNDCF1 genome:
- a CDS encoding phage tail tape measure protein — MSGNNMTAAFRLDFTVGSEPLEALRTILSEVNGSLKELARAANPFDEMQQPVARATEGVTGLNEVLSETGAVGAEAAEAVGTIGEAAAGIEAATAAVTGLDDVLGATRGAAAEAAGGMNRIGTEAEEAAERSVSALGRIRTAASALGSGGLGYARNVGGAVRGFGQSIQEGVGSAFGAAATGFGIVMPVRAAAEYDNDLTHIGIGLNLHGADNTRFAATFGRDIDRLARDTGQRGTDLAAAAGYFSREGYTLDQIRAVMPTVARIGTAYNAAPDGVAKTTFAMQENLGISAAEMPGALSAMALAGKSADLPFEKLAPLFPQVAAQAGALGVHGRDGLNDMAAALAVMRKNTGTEGEAVTDMRAFLQTITSSHTAKRFRQYGVDLFGVLKNARASGVDPMMAVLQQVNRITRGGNDLRAVGTLFNNEQDRGFVNALLHHLDGQQGYFAIRKKVGGADPAMVDEDFTTGLESTKIVLQAFEEALSQLERRIGHGFVPILKAATIGLHGLTTRFDWLDQHVPGATTAIIGTVGAMLALATAMGAVGAVAGPLKAGFALFRAVLAPVGALLGGVSLATLGVVAGLAALTVGVVAAALYVSRNLTRISHAFDAGGSGITGALKGTWNVAKMVFNDFTTWLDSWGGGIGTKLHNIVTGLARIFSVPLVAMFQYVRAQFAALDQAFSNSWVGRHVESLMGRGVQPAPAIPAAPPARPAQDGGAAVVHITHDPALKARQTAGPRGAVRITPDRGRMVAQP, encoded by the coding sequence TTGTCCGGTAACAACATGACGGCGGCCTTCCGTCTCGATTTTACGGTCGGTTCAGAGCCGCTTGAGGCGCTGCGCACGATCCTTTCAGAGGTCAATGGATCACTGAAGGAACTGGCCCGCGCGGCCAATCCATTCGATGAAATGCAGCAGCCCGTCGCCCGCGCGACCGAGGGTGTGACCGGGCTGAACGAAGTCCTGTCCGAGACCGGCGCGGTCGGTGCGGAAGCGGCGGAAGCTGTCGGCACCATTGGCGAAGCCGCCGCAGGCATCGAGGCCGCGACCGCTGCCGTGACCGGGCTGGATGATGTGCTGGGGGCAACCAGGGGCGCTGCGGCCGAGGCGGCAGGCGGCATGAACCGCATCGGCACCGAAGCTGAGGAAGCCGCCGAGCGCAGCGTATCCGCGCTGGGGCGCATCCGGACGGCGGCGTCGGCGCTGGGCAGTGGTGGTCTGGGATACGCGCGCAACGTCGGTGGCGCGGTGCGCGGGTTCGGGCAGTCCATTCAGGAAGGTGTCGGAAGTGCCTTCGGGGCGGCCGCTACCGGCTTCGGGATCGTGATGCCGGTCAGGGCGGCGGCGGAATATGACAACGACCTGACCCATATCGGGATCGGGCTGAACCTGCATGGCGCGGACAATACCCGGTTTGCCGCGACGTTCGGCCGCGACATCGACCGGCTGGCGCGTGACACCGGACAGCGCGGGACAGACCTTGCCGCAGCGGCGGGGTATTTCTCGCGCGAAGGCTACACGCTTGACCAGATCAGGGCGGTCATGCCGACCGTGGCGCGTATTGGCACGGCCTACAACGCAGCACCGGATGGCGTGGCGAAAACCACATTCGCCATGCAGGAGAACCTGGGCATTTCTGCCGCAGAGATGCCCGGCGCGCTGTCGGCCATGGCGCTAGCCGGGAAGTCGGCTGACCTGCCATTCGAGAAGCTGGCCCCGCTGTTCCCGCAGGTTGCGGCCCAGGCGGGCGCGCTGGGCGTGCACGGGCGTGATGGCCTGAACGACATGGCAGCCGCGCTGGCGGTCATGCGCAAGAACACCGGCACGGAAGGCGAGGCCGTAACTGATATGCGCGCCTTCCTGCAAACCATCACGTCCAGTCATACAGCCAAGCGGTTCCGGCAATATGGTGTTGACCTGTTTGGAGTGCTCAAAAACGCCCGCGCCAGCGGTGTGGACCCGATGATGGCGGTCCTTCAGCAGGTCAACCGGATTACGCGCGGCGGAAATGACCTGCGGGCTGTAGGAACGCTGTTCAACAACGAACAGGATCGTGGCTTCGTAAATGCCCTGCTGCATCACCTTGATGGCCAGCAGGGCTATTTCGCCATCCGGAAAAAGGTGGGCGGTGCCGATCCCGCCATGGTGGATGAGGATTTCACCACGGGCCTTGAGTCCACCAAGATCGTATTGCAGGCATTTGAGGAGGCCCTGTCCCAGCTTGAGCGCCGCATCGGGCATGGGTTCGTGCCAATCCTGAAGGCTGCCACTATCGGACTGCATGGGCTGACTACCCGCTTCGACTGGCTGGACCAGCATGTGCCGGGGGCCACTACGGCCATCATCGGCACTGTAGGCGCAATGCTGGCTCTGGCGACTGCAATGGGCGCGGTTGGTGCTGTGGCGGGGCCGTTAAAGGCTGGATTTGCCCTGTTCCGGGCTGTTCTTGCACCTGTCGGGGCGTTGCTGGGCGGCGTCAGTCTGGCAACGCTGGGCGTGGTGGCCGGTCTTGCGGCGCTGACGGTCGGTGTCGTGGCGGCGGCGCTGTATGTCTCGCGCAACCTGACGCGGATTTCCCATGCTTTTGATGCGGGCGGCAGCGGGATCACCGGGGCACTGAAAGGCACATGGAACGTGGCGAAGATGGTGTTCAACGACTTCACCACATGGCTGGATAGCTGGGGCGGCGGGATCGGTACCAAGCTGCACAACATCGTCACGGGGCTGGCGCGGATATTCAGTGTCCCGCTTGTCGCCATGTTCCAGTACGTCAGGGCGCAGTTCGCTGCCCTGGATCAGGCATTCAGCAATTCGTGGGTGGGGCGGCATGTGGAATCGCTGATGGGCCGTGGCGTACAACCCGCGCCCGCGATTCCGGCGGCCCCGCCTGCACGTCCCGCGCAGGATGGCGGCGCGGCCGTGGTCCATATCACGCATGACCCCGCCCTGAAGGCGCGCCAGACGGCGGGACCGCGCGGAGCCGTGCGCATCACGCCGGATCGCGGAAGGATGGTGGCGCAGCCATGA
- a CDS encoding phage tail tube protein, with protein sequence MAGSTVGIFRAWWKGQKIEIKPGASLRLPGNQNKTEEAGGTGFRYQQYQVGQFRCTPVLPRGASLAAFQPGDEGELQVMADTGQQWVFPDAYIMDAPELADSGGNMPLTFNMNTCKELL encoded by the coding sequence ATGGCAGGTTCAACCGTTGGTATCTTCAGGGCCTGGTGGAAGGGCCAGAAGATCGAGATCAAGCCGGGGGCGTCGCTGCGCCTGCCCGGAAACCAGAACAAGACCGAGGAAGCGGGCGGCACCGGCTTTCGCTACCAGCAGTATCAGGTCGGGCAGTTCCGCTGCACGCCCGTGCTGCCGCGTGGCGCGAGCCTTGCAGCCTTCCAGCCGGGCGATGAAGGGGAGCTTCAGGTCATGGCTGATACCGGCCAGCAGTGGGTTTTCCCCGACGCCTACATCATGGACGCGCCGGAACTGGCCGATAGCGGCGGCAATATGCCGCTGACCTTCAACATGAACACCTGCAAGGAACTGCTGTAA
- a CDS encoding gp436 family protein: protein MAYAALADMLTKYGNAELIAATTDLDTPLDTIDQGKVQAALDQASSRMDSYLRRRYLVPVANPPPVLTQYCCAVARYLLHSGGNSNPSDQMRADYKDAIAWLKDINNEHATLDGAIPANTTETFSRIQMRAPSFYPGKLY, encoded by the coding sequence ATGGCTTACGCCGCCCTGGCTGACATGCTGACGAAGTATGGCAACGCCGAACTGATCGCCGCCACCACCGACCTGGACACGCCACTGGACACGATTGACCAGGGCAAGGTGCAGGCGGCACTGGATCAGGCATCAAGCCGGATGGACAGCTACCTGCGCCGCCGTTACCTGGTGCCGGTGGCCAATCCGCCGCCGGTGCTGACCCAGTATTGCTGCGCGGTTGCCCGCTACCTTCTGCATTCGGGCGGCAACAGCAATCCCAGTGACCAGATGCGTGCCGATTACAAGGACGCGATTGCGTGGCTGAAGGACATCAATAACGAGCACGCCACGCTGGATGGCGCGATCCCGGCCAACACGACCGAGACCTTTTCGCGCATCCAGATGCGTGCCCCAAGCTTCTATCCCGGAAAGCTGTACTGA
- a CDS encoding DNA circularization N-terminal domain-containing protein — protein sequence MSIGAGFLGSQLGLTGGLAASPLSSILSVASWRGVNFYMPNSREAAGRRVMQMYFPGRDDFRVQDFGQFDGPIQVRGILVGDDYVLRADRMRAALLAKGPATLVHPWWGALRCYLLQAGQIEFSDNEIRLARFEATFVRKPPASVSSGLFSNITDTLTNVLECGDALVDQGVLAMRGLLSPAVIPLALASAVSSTVTVAGNVWSAATASAPEPVQSATQASLAALQTGIVAPASNTDTTYADGVTDLLVNVPAAIAGVVSTGTTSAIAPATQVADGSQTTVDPAQATTLLLDGATQIGAQAQALSVKSLAPADVLVIGLVARAGTVAQAMAAQSAITHVSQSDAIASRDAMTAALDALASDLTNVILAGAEVPTAAMSGAIRDARAAVVADISSRLGRLPRAVAVPVPRQISAWLVAYAVAGDTPANVAAVWDDLVSRNGLTHPALAGPGSVDVLETSS from the coding sequence ATGAGCATCGGAGCGGGATTCCTTGGCAGCCAGCTTGGCCTGACAGGTGGGCTTGCGGCATCGCCGCTGTCATCCATCCTGTCGGTGGCAAGCTGGCGCGGCGTCAATTTCTACATGCCCAATTCCCGCGAGGCTGCGGGGCGTCGGGTCATGCAGATGTATTTCCCCGGCCGCGACGATTTCCGCGTGCAGGATTTCGGGCAGTTCGACGGCCCGATACAGGTGCGCGGCATTCTGGTGGGCGATGATTACGTCCTGCGCGCCGACCGGATGCGTGCAGCCCTGCTGGCCAAGGGACCGGCAACGCTGGTGCATCCGTGGTGGGGTGCGCTGCGGTGCTACCTGTTGCAGGCCGGGCAGATCGAGTTTTCGGACAATGAAATCCGTCTGGCCCGCTTCGAGGCCACGTTTGTCCGCAAGCCGCCCGCATCGGTGTCCAGCGGCCTGTTCTCGAACATCACCGACACCCTGACCAATGTACTGGAATGTGGCGATGCGCTGGTTGACCAGGGCGTTCTGGCCATGCGCGGCCTGCTGTCGCCTGCCGTGATCCCGCTTGCCCTGGCGAGTGCCGTCAGCAGCACGGTCACGGTGGCAGGCAATGTGTGGAGTGCCGCCACGGCATCGGCCCCGGAACCCGTCCAGTCCGCCACACAGGCATCGCTGGCGGCGTTGCAGACCGGCATCGTGGCACCGGCAAGCAACACGGACACCACCTATGCCGACGGGGTGACGGACCTGCTGGTCAATGTCCCGGCCGCCATCGCGGGCGTGGTATCGACCGGCACGACATCCGCCATTGCGCCCGCGACGCAGGTGGCGGACGGCAGCCAGACCACCGTGGACCCGGCGCAGGCGACGACGCTGCTGCTGGATGGTGCCACGCAGATCGGCGCGCAGGCACAGGCGCTGTCTGTCAAATCGCTTGCCCCGGCTGATGTACTGGTGATCGGGCTGGTGGCGCGTGCCGGGACCGTGGCGCAGGCCATGGCGGCGCAGTCGGCCATTACCCATGTCAGCCAGTCGGACGCCATTGCGTCCCGTGACGCCATGACGGCGGCGCTGGATGCGCTGGCCAGCGACCTGACCAATGTGATCCTTGCCGGGGCGGAAGTCCCGACAGCGGCCATGTCGGGCGCGATCCGCGATGCCCGCGCGGCTGTGGTGGCGGATATTTCGTCACGCCTGGGACGCTTGCCCAGGGCGGTCGCGGTGCCGGTGCCACGCCAGATCAGTGCCTGGCTGGTGGCCTATGCCGTGGCGGGGGACACACCCGCGAACGTGGCGGCCGTGTGGGATGATCTGGTCAGCCGCAATGGCCTGACCCACCCCGCGCTGGCAGGCCCCGGCAGCGTGGACGTTCTGGAAACATCGTCATGA
- a CDS encoding phage virion morphogenesis protein: protein MAFISISGNTDPIQSALDAIAAIGTRPQAVLDAIGGELRDRTVRRMEQGVDPDGIRWESYAALNPLYELDKKTDHILIESGDLRDSIHPEVEGNALLVGTNLIYGAIHQFGGIIQPRSALQLSFVMGGELFHVDNVHIPARPYLGLGVGDEAVIIDRLDEFLSIAMRGR, encoded by the coding sequence ATGGCGTTCATTTCCATCTCCGGTAACACCGATCCCATCCAGTCTGCGCTGGACGCCATTGCCGCCATCGGCACGCGCCCGCAGGCCGTGCTGGACGCCATCGGGGGCGAATTGCGCGACAGAACCGTGCGGCGGATGGAACAGGGTGTCGATCCCGATGGCATTCGATGGGAGAGTTACGCGGCGCTTAATCCGCTCTATGAGCTGGACAAGAAGACTGACCACATCCTGATCGAGAGTGGCGACCTGCGGGACAGCATCCATCCCGAAGTCGAGGGGAATGCCCTACTGGTCGGAACGAACCTGATTTACGGTGCCATCCACCAGTTTGGTGGCATCATCCAGCCCCGGAGCGCCTTGCAGCTATCCTTCGTCATGGGCGGCGAACTGTTCCACGTCGATAACGTGCATATACCCGCGCGCCCCTACCTTGGTCTGGGCGTGGGCGACGAGGCCGTCATCATCGACCGGCTGGACGAATTCCTGTCCATTGCGATGCGCGGGCGCTAG
- a CDS encoding phage tail sheath subtilisin-like domain-containing protein, whose product MSETISFSEIPAGWAVPGSYGEVTTVPSGNDVTDMPLRLLVLGQRGGGTGTSLVRYQNISPAQAAALAGPASALAATVAAVVAAAPYVAVDMVMVDAPTGGTAGAATLTFTGPATANGTAAIEANGVRVPFVVTSGMAATDMAAAAAAAFTADVSVQTGLNATVALGVLTLTSAETGSFVNDIDVRMSSLTADLVPGMSVAVTAMTGGAGTVDLSAALALVSNVWFTDIVSCLNDAANLTALATEAERRYGAMVKKDTHVYYGYRGTYGQALALAETLNSRFMTCVPAQNPRWAPWIMAGIAGAIAAQALNNDPSRQLRALELTGLTGLAPDDADLFTDAMRNVLLQSGLSTFTVDQDGTVRIERMVTNNQTDAEENPTTAWRNIMVPKTVSRVRYEWNTYISATYPRAKLADDASRMVGIATGVVTPGALKGSWAAQSELYETVEGWLTDTDALAQQAAFTINPTDRNRCDAALPIRVMGSLIVMANSIQLQA is encoded by the coding sequence GTGAGCGAGACCATCTCCTTCAGTGAAATCCCCGCAGGCTGGGCCGTTCCGGGCAGCTATGGCGAGGTCACGACCGTCCCCAGCGGTAACGATGTGACCGACATGCCGCTGCGCCTGCTGGTGCTGGGCCAGCGGGGCGGCGGCACGGGCACGTCGCTGGTGCGCTACCAGAATATCTCGCCCGCGCAGGCGGCTGCCCTGGCGGGCCCTGCATCCGCGCTGGCGGCCACCGTGGCCGCCGTGGTTGCAGCCGCCCCGTATGTTGCGGTGGACATGGTAATGGTGGATGCCCCGACCGGGGGCACCGCCGGGGCCGCTACCCTGACATTCACCGGCCCGGCCACGGCCAACGGCACGGCGGCGATTGAAGCCAATGGCGTGCGGGTGCCGTTCGTGGTGACCAGCGGCATGGCCGCGACCGACATGGCCGCTGCTGCCGCTGCCGCATTCACCGCTGACGTGTCGGTACAGACCGGCCTTAACGCCACGGTGGCCCTGGGCGTGCTGACGCTGACCAGTGCGGAAACCGGCAGCTTCGTGAACGACATCGACGTGCGCATGAGTTCGCTTACGGCCGACCTGGTGCCGGGCATGAGCGTGGCCGTTACGGCCATGACCGGCGGCGCGGGCACGGTGGACCTGTCGGCAGCACTCGCGCTGGTGTCCAACGTCTGGTTCACCGATATCGTGTCCTGCCTGAATGACGCGGCCAACCTGACCGCGCTGGCGACGGAAGCCGAACGCCGGTATGGCGCGATGGTCAAGAAAGACACGCATGTCTATTACGGCTACCGGGGCACCTACGGGCAGGCGCTGGCGCTGGCGGAGACGCTAAACAGCCGGTTCATGACCTGTGTTCCGGCACAGAACCCGCGCTGGGCACCGTGGATCATGGCGGGCATTGCCGGTGCCATCGCGGCACAGGCGCTGAACAATGACCCGTCGCGGCAGCTGCGCGCGCTGGAACTGACCGGCCTGACTGGTCTGGCCCCAGATGATGCCGACCTGTTCACGGATGCGATGCGCAACGTGCTGCTGCAATCGGGCCTGTCCACCTTCACCGTTGACCAGGACGGCACCGTGCGCATCGAGCGCATGGTGACGAACAACCAGACCGACGCGGAAGAAAATCCCACCACGGCATGGCGCAACATCATGGTGCCCAAGACCGTCAGCCGCGTGCGCTATGAGTGGAACACTTATATCAGCGCGACCTATCCCCGCGCCAAGCTGGCCGATGATGCGTCGCGCATGGTCGGGATCGCAACAGGCGTGGTGACGCCGGGCGCGCTGAAGGGAAGCTGGGCCGCGCAGTCCGAACTGTATGAGACGGTCGAGGGCTGGCTTACGGACACCGACGCGCTGGCGCAGCAGGCGGCGTTCACCATCAACCCGACCGACCGTAACCGCTGTGACGCGGCCCTGCCCATCCGTGTGATGGGATCGCTGATCGTCATGGCCAATTCCATCCAGCTACAGGCGTAA
- a CDS encoding phage protease, whose product MNTTLHYHTALPTTDNGKVPDWVHLLPVGAFSGVDGRGPYRVEDAAALITHSMEAEGGKLPIDENHATDRALISGGPAPAVGWIIELQARADGIWGRVDWTKSGRAMVADHAYRGISPAFATPGGVVTRIARASLTNAPNLKINTLHTTQKEPAMLPLEDVLKALGLPATTTKEQVIAHLKEMKGCMSMHSQLAPLAGLDASVSPEALVTGLRAKLSDVSTHSRQQIEALTGQIAELKAAGALAASTHAIEQAARTKVISAETKADLITLHTTSPQAAERIITGLQDVPTSGLNLHTRTVPSAGGNAAEITAMDADLGVTEDEVKKWEASNARR is encoded by the coding sequence ATGAACACGACGCTCCATTACCACACCGCACTGCCGACGACAGATAATGGCAAGGTGCCGGACTGGGTCCACCTGCTGCCGGTCGGTGCGTTCTCCGGCGTGGACGGGCGCGGCCCGTACCGGGTGGAAGATGCTGCGGCGCTGATCACCCATTCCATGGAAGCCGAGGGCGGCAAGCTGCCCATCGACGAAAACCATGCCACCGACCGTGCCCTGATATCCGGCGGTCCGGCCCCCGCAGTGGGCTGGATCATCGAACTACAGGCGCGTGCGGATGGCATCTGGGGGCGCGTGGACTGGACCAAATCCGGCCGCGCCATGGTTGCCGACCACGCCTATCGCGGGATTTCCCCCGCCTTTGCCACCCCCGGCGGCGTCGTGACCCGGATTGCGCGCGCGTCCCTGACCAATGCGCCCAACCTGAAAATCAACACCCTCCACACCACGCAGAAGGAACCGGCCATGCTGCCGCTTGAAGATGTCCTGAAGGCGCTTGGCCTTCCGGCCACGACGACGAAGGAACAGGTCATTGCGCATCTGAAGGAAATGAAGGGGTGCATGAGCATGCACTCCCAGCTTGCCCCGCTGGCGGGACTGGACGCCAGCGTTTCCCCCGAAGCCCTGGTAACGGGCCTGCGCGCGAAACTGTCCGATGTCAGCACCCATTCCCGGCAGCAGATCGAGGCGCTGACCGGCCAGATCGCGGAACTGAAGGCGGCTGGTGCGCTGGCGGCGTCCACCCACGCCATTGAGCAGGCCGCGCGCACCAAGGTCATTTCCGCCGAGACGAAGGCCGATCTGATCACGCTGCACACGACCAGCCCGCAGGCGGCCGAGCGCATCATCACCGGCTTGCAGGATGTGCCGACCAGCGGACTGAACCTGCATACGCGCACGGTGCCCAGTGCTGGCGGAAATGCCGCTGAAATCACCGCCATGGACGCAGACCTCGGCGTCACGGAAGACGAAGTGAAGAAGTGGGAGGCGTCCAATGCTCGCCGCTGA
- a CDS encoding phage minor head protein translates to MADTAVSAAKLPPRDALAFLRQKVPVPAATWTDLWHEAHDVSFAVAGATSKAIAQDFQNAVIRTMEAGGTRREFLKEFDPIVKRYGWEHTGTPGWRASIIYDTNVTTAYAAGRYRRMTTPESLALYPYWRYRHHTCQHPRPQHVAWDGMILRADDPFWNTHYPPNGWRCHCTVEVVSQRMLDRNGWEVSDSPVIETRPWRNPHTGEILHVPVGIDPGFAYNPGKAWLMNEGARVVTEPTPKLRPMLPPAQDAGPARPVPARPVAPVVVPELPGVAPAPKPVAPEPVPDVPKRQKAQQDAVVQLLHKPVGSVEAGTLPDHVRLELGGREDGVLLSGETVEKQRSHHPDLTAQDYLALPEVLANPTVVARQADRRILLFHWMGRLYRAAIKTTLDGSENYVMSFHRTNPEAAHKALLKLDILHGRIEDVEEK, encoded by the coding sequence ATGGCTGACACGGCCGTCAGCGCCGCCAAGCTGCCGCCCCGTGATGCGCTGGCCTTCCTGCGCCAGAAGGTGCCCGTGCCCGCTGCGACCTGGACCGATTTGTGGCATGAGGCGCATGACGTGTCGTTCGCTGTGGCTGGGGCCACGTCAAAAGCCATCGCGCAGGATTTCCAGAATGCCGTGATCCGCACGATGGAGGCGGGCGGCACGCGGCGCGAGTTCCTCAAGGAATTCGATCCCATCGTAAAGCGGTATGGCTGGGAGCATACCGGCACGCCGGGCTGGCGCGCGTCCATCATCTACGACACCAACGTCACCACGGCCTATGCGGCGGGGCGCTACCGGCGCATGACCACGCCGGAATCACTGGCGCTATATCCCTACTGGCGCTACCGGCACCACACCTGCCAGCATCCGCGCCCGCAGCATGTGGCGTGGGATGGCATGATCCTGCGTGCTGATGACCCGTTCTGGAACACCCATTACCCGCCCAATGGCTGGCGCTGCCACTGCACGGTGGAAGTGGTGTCGCAGCGCATGCTGGACCGCAACGGGTGGGAAGTATCTGACAGTCCGGTGATCGAGACGCGCCCATGGCGCAACCCGCACACGGGCGAAATCCTGCATGTCCCCGTCGGCATCGACCCCGGCTTTGCCTACAACCCCGGCAAGGCGTGGCTGATGAACGAAGGCGCGCGGGTGGTGACCGAACCCACGCCAAAGCTGCGCCCCATGCTGCCGCCCGCGCAGGATGCGGGACCGGCGCGTCCTGTCCCGGCGCGCCCCGTTGCACCTGTCGTGGTGCCCGAACTGCCGGGCGTTGCGCCAGCACCCAAACCTGTTGCACCCGAACCCGTGCCCGATGTTCCGAAGCGCCAGAAGGCGCAGCAGGATGCCGTGGTACAGCTGCTGCACAAACCGGTCGGCAGCGTGGAAGCCGGAACGCTGCCCGATCATGTGCGCCTGGAACTGGGTGGCAGGGAAGATGGCGTGCTGCTGTCTGGCGAGACGGTGGAGAAGCAGCGCAGCCATCACCCGGACCTGACAGCACAGGATTACCTTGCTCTGCCCGAAGTGCTGGCCAACCCGACCGTCGTGGCGCGCCAGGCCGACCGGCGCATCCTGCTGTTCCACTGGATGGGCAGGCTGTATCGCGCGGCAATCAAGACCACGCTGGATGGCAGCGAAAATTACGTGATGTCCTTCCACCGCACCAACCCCGAAGCCGCGCACAAGGCGCTGCTCAAGCTGGATATCCTGCATGGCCGGATCGAGGATGTGGAGGAGAAGTAA
- a CDS encoding Mu-like prophage major head subunit gpT family protein, with amino-acid sequence MEINIGNMNALTARVNTAFNKFLTVAPPMYQEFSIIVPSSAGSNVYPRMAEIPGIREWVGDRVVHELEANGFEIRNRTFEETFSVRREDLEDDQFHVLTPAIQQLGYNAATLPDELVFDTFQAGTTKKGWDNQYYFDPEHRNYDEGGKLTSYSNLHTPQQGESAGPAWYALVCDRPLKPMIFQTRRPFVITAKTSLQDGVVFVKNRFMWGVDGRCNAGLGLWQLAIRSTRPLNVDTWAAVKASFASLRRKDGAPYGLVPTHLLVPSNLETQGKYLLNADFVPTLISGSTAAASTSNPYKNDAKLMVCPRLSQSNGG; translated from the coding sequence ATGGAAATCAATATCGGCAACATGAACGCGCTGACCGCGCGCGTGAATACCGCCTTCAACAAGTTTCTGACCGTGGCCCCGCCCATGTATCAGGAATTCTCCATCATCGTGCCATCGTCGGCTGGCTCGAACGTCTATCCCCGCATGGCGGAAATCCCCGGCATCCGGGAATGGGTGGGCGACCGTGTGGTGCATGAACTCGAAGCCAACGGCTTTGAAATCCGCAACCGCACGTTCGAGGAGACCTTCTCCGTCCGGCGCGAAGACCTTGAGGACGATCAGTTCCATGTGCTGACCCCCGCCATCCAGCAGCTTGGCTACAACGCCGCGACGCTGCCCGATGAACTGGTGTTCGACACCTTCCAGGCGGGAACCACGAAAAAGGGCTGGGACAACCAGTATTACTTCGATCCCGAACACCGGAACTATGACGAGGGCGGGAAGCTCACGTCCTATTCCAACCTGCACACGCCGCAGCAGGGCGAGAGCGCGGGACCGGCGTGGTATGCGCTGGTATGCGACCGCCCGCTCAAGCCGATGATTTTCCAGACGCGCCGCCCCTTCGTGATCACCGCGAAGACGTCGCTTCAGGATGGTGTCGTGTTCGTCAAGAACCGCTTCATGTGGGGCGTGGACGGGCGGTGCAATGCCGGGCTTGGGCTGTGGCAGCTCGCCATCCGCTCCACCCGTCCGCTGAACGTGGATACCTGGGCTGCGGTCAAGGCGTCGTTCGCCAGCCTGCGCCGGAAGGACGGCGCGCCCTACGGCCTGGTGCCCACGCACCTGCTGGTGCCGTCCAACCTGGAAACGCAGGGGAAATACCTGCTGAACGCGGATTTTGTGCCGACGCTGATTTCCGGGTCCACGGCAGCGGCCTCCACGTCCAACCCCTACAAGAACGACGCGAAGCTGATGGTCTGCCCGCGCCTGTCCCAGAGCAATGGAGGCTGA